A genomic region of Prionailurus bengalensis isolate Pbe53 chromosome D1, Fcat_Pben_1.1_paternal_pri, whole genome shotgun sequence contains the following coding sequences:
- the LOC122482834 gene encoding LOW QUALITY PROTEIN: olfactory receptor 5AN1-like (The sequence of the model RefSeq protein was modified relative to this genomic sequence to represent the inferred CDS: deleted 1 base in 1 codon): MVGGGNITEVTYFILLGFSDFPRILAVLFVVFLLIYIMTLTWNLCLIILIRMDCHLHTPMYFFLSNLSFMDICYVTSTAPKMLSSFFQEQQTITFVGCAVQYFVFSIMGLSESCLMTAMAYDRYAAICNPLLYSSVMSPTLCIWMVLGSYLAGLSASVSQLCAILHLHFCGPNVINHFFCDMPQLLVLSCTDTFFVQLLTAILTVIFGIINAFIIMISYGYIVISIMKITSAKGRSKAFNTCASHLTAVSLFYTSGMFVYLSSSSGGSSSFDRFASVFYTVVIPMLNPLIYSLRNKEIKDALKRIQKKRCYC; encoded by the exons ATGGTTGGGGGAGGAAATATTACAGAGGTCACTTATTTCATCCTTTTGGGATTCTCTGATTTCCCCAGAATCCTAGCAGTGCTCTTTGTTGTATTCCTGCTCATCTACATTATGACTCTGACTTGGAACTTGTGCCTCATCATCTTAATAAGGATGGACTGTCACCTCCAcacacccatgtacttcttcctcagtAATCTGTCCTTCATGGATATCTGCTATGTGACCTCCACAGCCCCCAAGATGCTCTCCAGCTTTTTCCAAGAGCAGCAGACTATCACCTTTGTGGGTTGCGCCGTTCAATACTTTGTTTTTTCAATCATGGGACTGAGTGAGTCTTGTCTCATGACAGCCATGGCTTATGACCGATACGCCGCCATTTGTAATCCTCTTCTCTATTCATCAGTCATGTCACCCACCCTCTGTATTTGGATGGTGCTGGGGTCCTATCTGGCTGGACTCTCTGCTTCTGTATCCCAATTGTGTGCCATACTTCATCTTCACTTCTGTGGGCCTAATGTCATCAACCACTTCTTCTGTGACATGCCCCAGTTGTTAGTCCTGTCCTGCACTGACACTTTCTTTGTGCAACTCTTGACTGCTATATTAACAGTGATCTTTGGGATAATAAATGCCTTCATTATCATGATATCCTATGGCTATATTGTCATCTCCATCATGAAGATCACTTCAGCTAAAGGCAGGTCCAAGGCTTTCAACACCTGTGCTTCTCATCTGACAGCAGTGTCCCTCTTCTATACCTCAGGTATGTTTGTCTATTTGAGTTCCAGCTCTGGTGGCTCCTCCAGTTTTGACAGATTTGCATCGGTA TTTTACACTGTGGTTATCCCCATGTTGAATCCCTTGATTTACAGTCTGAGGAACAAGGAAATCAAAGATGCCTTGAAGAGGATACAAAAGAAGAGATGTTACTGCTGA